Proteins encoded together in one Triticum dicoccoides isolate Atlit2015 ecotype Zavitan chromosome 7B, WEW_v2.0, whole genome shotgun sequence window:
- the LOC119336870 gene encoding mucin-5AC-like, with the protein MVAAAAAGKRKQDLSEDEVYLILHKYSPATILTVLQEVAQHAERRSIDWRALVAKTATGITSAREYQMLWRYIAYRHDFIENAEDIGAQPLGDESDLECEIEPFPKPSNEAAAEASRFAKILIYGPSREQGSSHRVNSEVPLLNTPNEKIPRVPSDKQLAQSHRLTNSTGPVSNSKQASHTGLSPDPFDGNGPHKKTKKPKAWSNKEDADLMDGVHKCGEGNWLNILRKYNFDSTRTYVQLSQRWAVICRRQGTTKLAKVKSVTTEFDIKATQKAFSMALDMPMGKPGGFSTLRLGASQQSAQHPAPVFVAAAPELKCATSSSSFPLPVPAPAQGQIPLPRVQPAPAQAAASKVSNTSNKSQNSSKKQNAQANPTNAPSSIQAAAIAAGGRIAPASIATDLLKAAQSSQAVHITPKAKHIRPRGKGSSKTSTSSKASTMAGEPGTQPGSAEHPELPNCSAPTPSPPVLITQSIEQVNVVSEVAGVNPTEQSASAHLLEPDRALSTTPVSGPCDNMEMDDDSTFCAVTMEDLFPEDVKQPEMVKQPEIVKQYEMIDPKAEESIDPKDADMLEFDRFVAQGCLTTDCLDKSKGVKIAPGAQGAIPSQKKQQPTVVKSIPASARAPATVKKTKTLASHGATFPSTVTSSGLVGTGNAGVLSKAIYRKPPGPGTTGKQNRCQEIMAQKQHAMSSNSSALARNAAPGVGTPARNAAPGVGTPARNAAPGVGTPAKNMSPGAGTPVRNAVPATGTLAKNMAPATGAPARNAAPGTGITPARSLLTGTGTPPARNSLTGTATPPVRTAAPGTGTPPVRNPAPSAGTPPGRNSLTGTGTPASRQYTPVVNGASKGNPPASQ; encoded by the exons ATGGTGGCGGCGGCAGCTGCGGGGAAGCGGAAGCAAgatctctccgaggacgaggtgtacCTCATCCTCCACAA GTACTCGCCTGCGACAATCCTGACGGTGCTTCAGGAGGTGGCGCAGCACGCGGAGAGAAGGAGCATCGACTGGAGGGCGCTGGTGGCCAAGACAGCCACGGGGATCACCTCCGCCCGCGAGTACCAGATGCTTTGGCGCTACATCGCCTACCGACATGACTTCATCGAGAACGCCGAGGACATCGGCGCCCAGCCTCTG GGTGATGAGAGCGACTTGGAATGTGAGATTGAACCCTTTCCTAAGCCGAGCAACGAAGCTGCAGCTGAGGCCTCCCGGTTCGCGAAG ATCTTAATCTATGGACCTTCACGTGAGCAAGGTTCTAGTCATCGTGTTAACTCAGAAGTTCCTCTGCTAAACACTCCAAATGAGAAGATACCGCGTGTTCCATCTGACAAACAGCTTGCTCAGAGCCATCGTCTAACAAATAGTACAGGTCCAGTTTCCAACTCAAAACAGGCATCCCATACAGGGTTATCTCCTGATCCTTTTGATGGGAATGGACCTCATAAAAAGACAAAGAAGCCTAAAGCATGGTCCAACAAGGAGGATGCAGACTTAATGGATGGTGTACATAAGTGTGGTGAAGGAAATTGGCTGAACATTCTGCGTAAATATAACTTCGATAGCACAAGAACTTATGTTCAATTATCTCAG AGATGGGCAGTCATTTGCAGGCGTCAAGGAACAACCAAGCTTGCTAAAGTTAAATCAGTCACCACGGAGTTTGATATAAAAGCTACTCAAAAGGCATTCTCTATGGCTCTTGATATGCCTATGGGGAAGCCTGGTGGATTCTCTACATTAAGATTAG GAGCTTcacaacaaagcgctcaacatcctgcTCCAGTATTCGTTGCTGCGGCACCTGAGTTAAAATGTGCAACATCCTCTTCATCATTCCCGTTGCCAGTACCAGCGCCAGCACAAGGGCAGATTCCACTTCCTCGGGTGCAACCAGCTCCTGCTCAAGCTGCAGCCTCAAAAGTGTCAAATACTTCAAACAAGTCACAAAATAGCTCTAAgaagcaaaatgcacaagcaaatcCTACAAATGCTCCTTCCTCGATACAAGCTGCAGCTATTGCTGCTGGTGGACGAATCGCCCCAGCAAGCATCGCCACCGATTTATTGAAAGCTGCACAATCCTCGCAAGCTGTGCACATAACCCCGAAAGCTAAGCACATAAGACCTCGAGGAAAAGGATCTTCAAAAACTTCTACAAGCTCTAAAGCATCCACTATGGCTGGTGAGCCTGGAACACAGCCTGGTAGTGCTGAACACCCAGAACTTCCAAACTGCAGTGCCCCTACACCATCTCCTCCGGTTTTGATAACACAGTCAATTGAGCAAGTTAATGTTGTGTCAGAAGTTGCAGGAGTTAACCCCACTGAACAATCTGCTAGTGCACATTTGTTGGAACCTGATAGAGCATTGAGCACCACACCAGTGTCTGGCCCATGCGACAATATGGAGATGGACGACGACTCTACATTTTGTGCAGTCACGATGGAGGACTTGTTTCCTGAAGACGTGAAGCAGCCGGAGATGGTGAAGCAGCCAGAGATAGTGAAGCAGTATGAGATGATAGACCCCAAAGCTGAGGAGAGCATAGATCCCAAGGATGCCGACATGCTGGAGTTCGATCGCTTTGTTGCCCAAGGATGCTTGACTACAGATTGTTTGGATAAGAGCAAAGGTGTCAAAATTGCTCCTGGAGCTCAAGGTGCTATTCCCAGCCAGAAGAAACAGCAACCCACAGTTGTGAAAAGCATCCCTGCGTCTGCTAGAGCACCAGcaaccgtgaagaagaccaaaactCTAGCTTCACATGGGGCGACCTTTCCATCAACAGTCACCTCTAGTGGCCTTGTTGGCACAGGCAATGCTGGTGTGCTGAGTAAAGCAATATATCGGAAGCCACCTGGCCCAGGCACCACAGGCAAACAAAATAGGTGCCAAGAAATTATGGCCCAGAAGCAGCATGCTATGAGCTCAAATAGTAGTGCACTGGCCAGGAATGCGGCTCCTGGCGTCGGAACACCAGCCAGGAATGCGGCTCCGGGGGTTGGAACACCAGCCAGGAATGCGGCTCCGGGCGTTGGAACACCAGCCAAGAATATGTCTCCCGGTGCCGGAACACCAGTTAGGAATGCGGTTCCAGCCACCGGAACACTAGCTAAAAATATGGCTCCTGCCACCGGAGCACCAGCCAGGAATGCGGCTCCTGGCACTGGAATAACACCAGCCAGGAGCTTGCTTACCGGCACTGGAACACCACCAGCCAGGAACTCGCTTACCGGCACTGCAACACCACCAGTCAGGACTGCGGCTCCTGGCACTGGAACACCACCAGTCAGGAACCCGGCTCCCAGTGCTGGAACTCCACCAGGCAGGAACTCGCTTACCGGCACCGGAACACCAGCTAGTCGCCAATATACCCCAGTGGTGAATGGGGCTAGCAAGGGGAATCCACCTGCCAGCCAATAG